The Williamsoniiplasma somnilux genome includes a window with the following:
- a CDS encoding BspA family leucine-rich repeat surface protein, translating to MKKLLSLLATIGLTATTGATVVSCGDKNKDPDKDIKDISVVKTDLQKVLDSKIDKTKNWVKSELEQAIVNANIDIVGGITVEEVKTIQGYASVTSQITTWKFIGHGTNENQYKYKGELELEFHWNNKIDAVSIDNVNTKMQLNELLNTKNRNESNYWSWSRTELEKAIVNAKIDIAGGITVQILKEDENNRIQEILFIGNGNSSNDFSYSGKITLNHKVVTNNIAKFLDQYGNLWTTDNLNLSLASAEAYILLNFPYVTSSGTQGNFGQTIKNFKGIKIPSVLPKEITDISLIFYGNPNKKIEGIEEWDTSNVVDMSWAFTNASNFNGDLSSWNTSNVKQMSNMFAGDFNFTGKGIKNWDTSKVTNMFGLFSEAKNFNENISSWKTSKVTDMSSMFYNAEIFNQDLSRWNVFEVIKYTDFDKGASSWNEKSKPVFRPTY from the coding sequence ATGAAAAAATTATTAAGTTTATTAGCCACAATAGGATTAACAGCAACTACTGGAGCTACAGTTGTTTCTTGTGGTGATAAAAATAAAGATCCAGACAAAGATATAAAAGACATTAGTGTAGTAAAAACTGATTTGCAAAAAGTATTAGATAGTAAAATTGATAAAACTAAAAATTGAGTTAAATCGGAATTAGAACAAGCAATTGTAAATGCTAACATTGATATTGTTGGTGGAATTACTGTTGAAGAAGTAAAAACAATTCAAGGCTATGCTTCGGTTACTTCGCAAATAACAACTTGAAAATTTATTGGTCATGGAACAAATGAAAATCAGTACAAGTACAAAGGAGAACTTGAACTAGAATTTCATTGAAACAACAAAATTGATGCAGTTTCAATTGATAATGTAAACACAAAAATGCAATTAAATGAGCTTCTAAATACAAAAAATCGCAATGAATCAAATTATTGAAGTTGAAGTAGAACTGAACTTGAGAAAGCAATTGTAAATGCCAAAATTGATATTGCTGGTGGAATAACTGTTCAAATTCTAAAAGAAGATGAAAATAATAGAATTCAAGAAATTCTATTTATAGGTAATGGAAATAGCAGTAATGATTTTTCGTATAGCGGGAAAATTACGTTAAATCACAAAGTTGTTACCAATAATATTGCCAAATTTCTTGATCAATATGGTAATTTATGAACAACGGATAATCTTAATTTGAGTCTTGCATCAGCTGAAGCATACATTCTTTTGAATTTTCCTTATGTGACTTCGTCGGGTACACAAGGTAATTTTGGTCAAACAATAAAAAATTTTAAGGGAATAAAAATTCCTAGTGTTTTACCAAAAGAAATTACTGATATTTCTCTAATATTTTATGGAAATCCAAATAAAAAAATTGAAGGAATTGAAGAATGAGACACTTCAAATGTAGTAGATATGAGTTGAGCTTTTACGAATGCTTCGAACTTTAATGGTGATTTATCCTCTTGAAACACTTCAAATGTAAAACAAATGTCCAATATGTTTGCAGGCGATTTTAATTTCACAGGTAAAGGAATAAAAAATTGAGATACATCAAAAGTTACTAATATGTTTGGTCTGTTTTCTGAAGCTAAAAATTTTAATGAAAATATTTCTTCTTGAAAAACTTCAAAAGTAACTGATATGAGTTCGATGTTTTATAATGCCGAAATTTTTAATCAAGATCTTTCAAGATGAAATGTTTTTGAAGTAATAAAATATACTGATTTTGATAAAGGGGCATCAAGTTGAAACGAAAAATCGAAACCAGTTTTTAGACCAACATATTAA
- a CDS encoding ABC transporter ATP-binding protein — MSIIIENVSKKYGDKIGNFNINIKVKDGNVLGILGPNGAGKSTLIRQVMGFISSDSGNIFFDKLNPLKDHDKVMAQIGYVAGELNLFDTMTGQEYLKLTAKFKDNVDQGFLVKLIAYFELDVKRKIKKMSKGMKQKVAIIAAVMNKPKYLILDEPTSGLDPVMQIRFNKLIKKLNKENKTTVIVCSHIFEEIISVCDNIVFIKEGSIIDEFPRTDVKKVEELKKRFEAFYNDEVEL; from the coding sequence ATGTCAATAATAATAGAAAATGTTAGTAAAAAATATGGAGATAAAATAGGAAACTTTAATATTAACATTAAAGTTAAAGATGGAAATGTTTTAGGTATATTGGGGCCGAATGGGGCTGGGAAATCTACTTTAATTAGACAAGTAATGGGCTTTATATCTTCAGATAGTGGAAATATTTTTTTTGATAAATTAAATCCACTTAAAGACCACGATAAAGTTATGGCCCAAATTGGTTATGTTGCCGGAGAACTTAATTTGTTTGACACAATGACTGGTCAAGAGTATTTAAAATTAACAGCAAAATTTAAAGACAATGTTGATCAGGGGTTTTTAGTAAAATTAATAGCTTATTTTGAATTAGATGTTAAAAGAAAAATTAAAAAAATGAGCAAAGGAATGAAACAAAAAGTAGCTATAATAGCGGCTGTTATGAATAAACCTAAATATTTAATATTGGACGAACCAACATCTGGATTAGATCCAGTTATGCAAATTAGATTTAATAAATTAATTAAAAAATTAAATAAAGAAAATAAAACAACGGTTATTGTTTGTTCTCACATTTTTGAAGAAATAATTTCTGTTTGCGACAATATCGTTTTTATTAAGGAAGGTTCAATAATTGATGAGTTTCCCAGAACAGATGTAAAAAAAGTAGAAGAACTTAAAAAGAGATTTGAAGCTTTTTATAATGATGAGGTTGAATTATAA
- a CDS encoding ABC transporter permease subunit, which produces MKKFQHFNSKKHKTVFLVWETIKINKKIIIFFSIIFIIMTLFSNVAATMNGTQTKTTIATTTWENPKDLYSRNMLSIATIYNWVIFGKANIILMTLFTLTYTSRIFAKEIDNGSIQFWLTKPISKETIFKTKTISSFLLIIFYWFICCLISFFFLFSVYDIKNVGYVILKMLNFLILMALISSLIIGSIFLLKDKQEMHFLIWAIFIIYLLLIMGLNFMMGDKFTRYIDIENFFPHVLQFDKTKVDYQISINNYGDYQYIYQHESFSYIHLIASWLLMPFITVITVWSTKQYIWDKLEFTI; this is translated from the coding sequence ATGAAAAAGTTTCAACATTTTAATTCCAAAAAACACAAAACTGTTTTTCTTGTGTGAGAAACAATTAAAATAAATAAAAAAATAATTATCTTTTTTTCAATTATATTTATAATAATGACACTTTTCTCAAACGTTGCCGCAACTATGAACGGAACGCAAACTAAAACAACAATCGCTACAACAACTTGAGAAAATCCAAAGGATTTATATTCAAGAAATATGTTATCTATTGCTACAATTTATAATTGAGTTATTTTCGGAAAAGCAAATATTATTTTAATGACACTTTTCACTCTTACTTACACATCAAGAATTTTTGCTAAAGAAATAGACAATGGTTCAATTCAATTTTGATTAACGAAACCAATAAGCAAAGAAACGATTTTTAAAACAAAAACCATTTCAAGTTTTTTATTAATTATTTTTTATTGATTTATTTGTTGTTTAATATCTTTTTTCTTTTTATTTAGTGTTTATGATATAAAAAATGTTGGATACGTAATTTTAAAAATGTTAAATTTTTTGATACTTATGGCCCTGATTTCATCATTAATTATTGGTTCTATTTTTTTATTAAAAGATAAACAAGAAATGCATTTTTTAATTTGAGCAATTTTTATTATTTATTTACTATTAATAATGGGACTAAATTTTATGATGGGTGATAAATTTACTAGATATATTGACATTGAGAATTTTTTTCCTCACGTTCTTCAATTCGACAAAACAAAAGTAGATTACCAAATTTCTATTAATAATTATGGCGACTACCAATATATTTATCAACACGAATCTTTTAGTTACATTCATCTAATTGCATCATGGCTGTTAATGCCTTTCATAACAGTTATAACTGTTTGATCGACAAAGCAATATATTTGAGATAAATTAGAATTTACTATTTAA
- a CDS encoding tetraspanin family protein translates to MNNFKQKYKFSPTFKIGSMLILIFSGIAIAGGFALFIFGISWVFMGVYSGETVSDNHVTWGITMMVLGMYVMLMNIFALTLTSLAVNRKNPNNMMITAIVSIAGVVAMFGGVILLFTPVATKEENGKRVINPEQKVPTVIKHHASEKEFSQNNHELENLEKQELEKQKLKEELIALKQKITDNLADENEKNLFVVKTREYQDKYSK, encoded by the coding sequence ATGAATAACTTTAAACAAAAATATAAATTTAGTCCAACATTTAAGATTGGATCAATGCTAATTCTAATTTTTTCTGGAATAGCTATTGCCGGAGGTTTTGCGCTCTTTATTTTCGGAATTTCTTGAGTTTTTATGGGAGTTTACAGTGGTGAAACAGTATCAGACAACCATGTAACTTGAGGAATCACAATGATGGTATTAGGTATGTATGTAATGTTAATGAATATTTTTGCCTTAACTTTAACTTCTTTAGCTGTTAATCGTAAAAATCCAAATAATATGATGATTACAGCAATTGTTTCTATTGCTGGGGTTGTTGCTATGTTTGGAGGAGTTATCTTATTATTTACTCCAGTGGCAACGAAAGAAGAAAATGGCAAAAGAGTTATTAATCCAGAACAAAAAGTACCAACAGTGATCAAACATCATGCTAGTGAAAAAGAATTTAGTCAAAATAACCATGAATTAGAAAACTTAGAAAAACAAGAACTTGAAAAGCAAAAATTAAAAGAAGAATTAATTGCTTTAAAACAAAAAATAACTGATAATTTAGCTGATGAAAATGAAAAAAACCTCTTTGTTGTTAAAACTAGAGAATACCAAGATAAATATTCAAAATAA
- a CDS encoding bifunctional 5,10-methylenetetrahydrofolate dehydrogenase/5,10-methenyltetrahydrofolate cyclohydrolase has protein sequence MIILDGKKVALQKRKELKLQIEEQIKHRHRKPKLVVILVGDNPSSLVYVEHKMKTAQKVGIESKTLHFPENIAHDELYKQINYLNKDDNVDGILLQLPLPARFVEEEYLQAIVPEKDVDGFHYKNQGRMLQNYNATYPCTPLGVINLLKAYEINLKGKNAVVVGTSNIVGKPLGIMLLNAGATVTFCNQDTQDIKLHTSQADLLISATGQKFIITKDMVKSNAIVVDIGIIRDLENNKLVGDVDYQNVAPMTSYITPVPGGVGPMTVISLMENTFKLYLEHQK, from the coding sequence ATGATTATTTTAGATGGTAAAAAAGTTGCGCTTCAAAAACGTAAAGAATTAAAATTACAAATCGAAGAACAAATTAAACATAGACATCGTAAACCTAAATTAGTAGTAATTTTGGTTGGTGATAATCCTTCGAGTTTAGTTTATGTTGAACATAAAATGAAAACCGCGCAAAAAGTCGGAATCGAAAGTAAAACTTTACATTTTCCTGAAAATATTGCTCATGATGAATTATACAAACAAATAAATTATTTAAACAAAGATGATAATGTCGATGGTATTTTATTGCAATTACCTTTGCCTGCAAGATTTGTTGAAGAAGAGTACCTTCAAGCAATTGTTCCAGAAAAAGATGTCGATGGTTTTCACTACAAAAATCAAGGCAGAATGCTTCAAAATTATAATGCTACTTATCCTTGCACTCCGTTAGGAGTTATTAATTTATTAAAAGCTTATGAAATTAATTTAAAAGGTAAAAATGCAGTTGTTGTTGGGACATCAAACATCGTTGGTAAACCTTTAGGAATAATGCTATTAAATGCTGGAGCTACGGTTACTTTTTGTAATCAAGACACTCAAGATATTAAATTACACACCTCTCAAGCAGATTTGCTTATTTCTGCTACTGGTCAAAAATTTATTATAACTAAGGATATGGTTAAATCAAATGCAATTGTTGTTGATATAGGGATTATTCGAGATCTTGAAAACAATAAATTAGTTGGTGATGTTGATTATCAAAACGTTGCTCCAATGACAAGTTACATCACCCCAGTACCAGGTGGAGTCGGACCCATGACAGTAATTTCACTAATGGAAAACACTTTTAAGTTATATTTAGAACATCAAAAATAA
- a CDS encoding potassium transporter TrkG, with translation MSKNEMKSNPLSNQSPNSDHTYTPDHDENKNRKFNEKLFLKMKKLWPLSKISGRIFLIYLLVVLLGGLLLSIPGVVVNDNFHWSFLTGIFTASSAFSDTGINIADVSHDYSFWGQLLCAIMIEIGGIGILTFKIVLFLAINKRISLNDTQTAQSERGSSTTAYTIELIRDGFIWLTIVQISAAIVLFFAFFFQEPGTITQNMVDIGGGQYENTALNTVSPFHDFKLSLWFAIFHSTSAINNAGFDIISSGSLQPYNVQGHYSYLIQVVFLMEWILGGLGYPTFHDIKRKIRARRAGYSVKFSLFAKLNFWVYSFFLIAGPLMVFGTEMINQDQSMIFNYYQYETGAFGVTSNVEILSAKPMGVAIMDIIFNTTACRNAGFSTVPINDFNAGSKTIMSALMFIGSAPSSTAGGIRTTTFAIIMLATWAIIRNNRQTTAFKKTIPEITVKRAFAVFFISATLVIISIIAIYSDSAKVLSPTQTGDTSVVQILTLITSAFGTVGMNPFTGEQMVAFGALSKIVMIMMMFLGQLGISNTLLVFVKPSTKKMYGYLEEDVVIG, from the coding sequence ATGTCTAAAAACGAAATGAAAAGCAATCCATTAAGTAATCAATCACCCAATAGTGATCATACTTATACTCCTGATCACGATGAAAATAAGAACCGCAAATTTAATGAAAAATTATTTTTGAAAATGAAAAAATTATGACCTTTATCAAAAATTTCTGGTCGTATTTTTTTAATTTATCTTTTAGTTGTTTTACTTGGGGGATTGTTATTATCAATTCCGGGAGTTGTTGTTAATGATAATTTTCATTGAAGTTTTTTAACAGGAATTTTTACAGCATCTTCAGCTTTTAGCGATACCGGAATTAATATTGCGGATGTTTCTCATGACTATTCATTTTGAGGACAATTGTTGTGCGCGATTATGATTGAAATCGGGGGAATTGGAATTTTAACTTTTAAGATTGTTTTGTTCTTGGCCATTAATAAACGCATTTCCTTAAACGATACACAAACAGCACAATCAGAACGTGGTTCTTCAACAACGGCTTATACAATCGAATTAATTCGTGATGGTTTTATTTGATTAACAATCGTTCAAATTTCAGCAGCTATTGTTTTATTTTTTGCGTTCTTTTTTCAAGAACCTGGAACAATAACTCAAAATATGGTTGATATCGGTGGTGGTCAATACGAAAACACTGCTTTAAACACCGTTTCACCATTTCATGATTTCAAACTATCATTATGATTTGCTATATTTCATTCAACTAGTGCGATTAATAATGCCGGGTTTGATATTATCTCTTCTGGTTCATTGCAACCATATAACGTTCAAGGACACTATTCTTATTTAATTCAAGTTGTATTTTTAATGGAGTGAATACTTGGAGGTTTAGGTTACCCAACTTTCCATGATATTAAACGTAAAATTCGCGCTAGAAGAGCTGGATATTCTGTTAAGTTTAGTTTATTCGCTAAACTAAACTTTTGAGTTTATTCTTTCTTTTTAATCGCTGGGCCATTAATGGTTTTTGGTACAGAAATGATAAACCAAGATCAATCGATGATTTTTAATTATTACCAATATGAAACTGGAGCATTTGGAGTTACTAGTAATGTAGAAATTTTGAGTGCTAAACCAATGGGTGTCGCCATTATGGATATTATTTTTAATACAACTGCTTGTCGAAACGCAGGATTTTCAACAGTGCCAATTAATGATTTTAACGCTGGATCTAAAACTATTATGTCGGCATTAATGTTTATTGGTTCGGCTCCATCATCAACGGCTGGAGGGATTAGAACTACAACGTTCGCAATTATTATGTTGGCTACTTGAGCTATTATTCGTAATAACCGTCAAACAACTGCTTTCAAAAAAACTATTCCTGAAATAACCGTAAAACGTGCATTTGCTGTATTCTTTATTTCAGCAACACTAGTTATAATTTCAATTATTGCTATATATTCAGATTCCGCAAAAGTCTTGTCCCCAACTCAAACTGGTGATACTAGTGTGGTACAAATTTTAACATTAATTACAAGTGCTTTCGGAACCGTAGGGATGAATCCGTTCACTGGAGAGCAAATGGTTGCTTTTGGAGCACTTTCAAAAATTGTTATGATTATGATGATGTTTTTAGGACAATTAGGAATTTCTAATACTTTATTAGTTTTTGTTAAACCATCCACTAAGAAAATGTATGGATATCTTGAAGAAGATGTTGTGATTGGGTAG
- a CDS encoding potassium channel family protein, producing the protein MAKKKSFAIIGASNFSLAVLNTLVEKRQQVTVFDTDADRLELYLSEYESVDSIILDSTNKSALKNNGINQYDGVIVGFGSNIEASMMTVLNLIDLGCVNIIVKARDSKHKRVLTALGLKENQIIIPDAISGKIVGIRSVFDIDADIDVQSIDEDFMSTTINALNPEILDKTIQESGLTGTKDYNIIQIKRKGKILLPDAYTIIKEGDAIVIFARTTVINDLVFKIQGKISELTTLISEENTLKEPTTK; encoded by the coding sequence ATGGCCAAGAAAAAAAGTTTTGCAATTATTGGTGCTTCTAACTTCAGTTTAGCTGTTTTAAACACCCTTGTTGAGAAAAGACAACAAGTGACAGTTTTTGATACTGATGCTGATCGTTTAGAATTATATCTTTCTGAATATGAATCAGTTGACTCAATTATTTTAGACTCGACCAATAAATCAGCTTTAAAAAATAATGGTATCAATCAATATGATGGAGTCATTGTTGGTTTTGGTTCGAACATTGAAGCTTCAATGATGACAGTTTTAAATTTAATTGATTTAGGTTGTGTAAATATTATTGTTAAAGCTCGCGACAGTAAACATAAACGTGTCCTAACAGCCTTAGGATTAAAAGAAAATCAAATTATTATTCCTGATGCAATTTCAGGAAAAATCGTTGGAATTCGCTCAGTTTTTGACATTGATGCTGATATTGATGTACAATCGATTGATGAAGATTTTATGTCAACAACCATCAATGCTTTAAATCCAGAAATTTTGGATAAAACTATCCAAGAATCAGGATTAACAGGAACTAAAGATTATAATATTATTCAAATTAAACGTAAAGGTAAAATCTTATTACCAGATGCCTACACAATTATTAAAGAAGGGGACGCAATTGTTATTTTTGCCAGAACCACAGTTATTAATGATTTAGTGTTTAAAATCCAAGGAAAGATTAGTGAATTGACTACATTAATCAGCGAAGAAAACACTTTAAAAGAACCAACAACAAAATAA
- the gatB gene encoding Asp-tRNA(Asn)/Glu-tRNA(Gln) amidotransferase subunit GatB — MNNFEIIIGIENHVELKTKSKMFAPAPVVYGAKPNTMISEVDMGYPGAMPTVNKKGVELAILAAHAFKMEIDPLLKFDRKNYFYPDLVKGFQITQQFHPIGKNGSIEIELSNHQKKIINIERIHIEEDTAKQNHKGDLTYIDYNRSGVGLIEIVSHPEIRSAEEACAYVEKIREILLFLGVSDVKMNEGSLRCDVNVSIRPFGATTYSNRVEVKNLNSIANVKKAIDFEVARHSKILLSGEIVQQETRRFDENLQETVVMRSKEDSIDYRYFAEPNIAPIQLDLKWVANVIKNSPELAESKRARYINEYHISLVDTNIILSNLELTNFFEKTIKLTKSISKVVNYLVGDIQSELNKANKEIYETNLTPQNLAEMINLIEEGTISSKHAKTILPIIITSANKSPLMIAEELNLKVISDIPTITSYLNKIINDNLELIKQYDERPERVTKTIMGQLMKETGGNVNPDIAMNQIIRIIKNRR, encoded by the coding sequence ATGAATAATTTTGAAATTATTATTGGAATTGAAAACCACGTTGAATTGAAAACAAAATCAAAAATGTTTGCGCCAGCACCAGTTGTTTATGGAGCGAAACCTAATACAATGATTTCCGAAGTTGACATGGGTTATCCCGGAGCAATGCCAACAGTTAATAAAAAAGGTGTAGAGTTAGCTATCTTAGCAGCTCATGCTTTCAAAATGGAAATTGACCCATTATTAAAGTTTGATCGTAAAAATTATTTTTATCCAGATCTGGTTAAAGGATTTCAAATAACTCAACAATTTCATCCAATTGGAAAAAATGGAAGTATTGAAATTGAATTAAGCAATCATCAAAAAAAGATAATTAATATTGAAAGAATTCACATTGAAGAAGACACAGCAAAGCAAAATCATAAAGGTGATTTAACTTACATTGACTATAATCGTAGTGGTGTTGGTTTAATTGAAATTGTTAGTCATCCTGAAATTAGAAGCGCAGAAGAAGCGTGTGCTTATGTTGAAAAAATTCGTGAAATTTTATTATTTTTAGGAGTTTCGGATGTCAAAATGAACGAAGGTTCATTGCGTTGTGATGTAAATGTTTCAATTCGTCCATTTGGTGCTACAACATATTCAAATCGTGTGGAAGTTAAGAATTTAAATTCTATTGCAAATGTTAAAAAAGCAATCGATTTTGAAGTAGCTCGTCATTCAAAAATTTTATTGAGTGGTGAAATTGTTCAACAAGAAACTAGAAGATTCGATGAAAATCTTCAAGAAACAGTAGTAATGCGTAGTAAAGAAGACTCAATTGATTATCGTTATTTTGCCGAACCCAATATTGCCCCTATTCAATTGGATTTAAAATGAGTAGCAAATGTAATTAAGAATTCTCCAGAATTAGCCGAAAGTAAAAGAGCAAGATACATCAATGAATATCACATTAGTTTAGTTGACACTAATATTATTTTAAGTAATTTAGAATTAACAAACTTTTTTGAAAAAACAATTAAATTAACTAAGTCAATCTCTAAAGTTGTGAATTATCTAGTTGGTGATATTCAATCAGAATTAAACAAAGCTAACAAAGAAATTTATGAAACTAATTTAACTCCTCAAAATTTAGCAGAAATGATTAATTTAATCGAAGAAGGAACAATTTCTTCGAAGCATGCTAAAACAATTTTGCCAATAATTATTACAAGTGCAAATAAATCACCATTGATGATTGCCGAAGAATTAAACCTAAAGGTTATTTCTGATATTCCCACAATCACCAGTTACTTAAATAAAATAATTAACGATAATTTAGAGTTAATCAAACAATATGATGAACGTCCAGAACGTGTAACTAAAACTATCATGGGACAATTAATGAAAGAAACAGGTGGGAATGTTAACCCCGACATTGCAATGAATCAAATAATTAGAATTATAAAAAATAGACGTTAG
- a CDS encoding amidase family protein: MNIRNMSIVELHEALKNKKITVTEIAQQVIEFSKKDLDSNFMITLPEKEIMKQAEELNKNFDDNNFLYGIPYMAKDNFATKGIRTTASTKILDNFVPTYDATLIEKLNKNKTLMSGKVALDELGLGGTGLHSAYGELVNPRDSKRLLGGSSSGSVYAVTKGYVPFATGTDTGDSIRKPASFNGIVGFKPTYGALSRYGIFPYAPSLDHAGFFTRNVDDMAIVFEKTVGFDPKDFTSIKINDEIFYAKINDLSATTTFAYIKEVQENLPEPLKTHYESFYNKLSAQGYQVSEINFRRDLLDVLAPVYMMISFPEAVSTISNLDGINFGLREPGDDFTEIMTKTRSKYLGDVVKRRFVIGSLNLKKENQELYMNKAKKVRRLIVEEISKIYKNFDVLIIPSAIGIAPLIEVATEFEDDSKQFLEDILTLANFSGMPSITIPFVEEQSMPIGINLNTAPGQDLKVLQAAKVCENIIGIKNKVVN, translated from the coding sequence ATGAATATTAGAAATATGAGTATTGTTGAACTTCATGAAGCATTAAAGAACAAAAAAATAACAGTTACAGAAATTGCTCAACAAGTCATAGAATTTTCAAAAAAGGATTTAGATTCTAATTTTATGATTACATTGCCAGAAAAAGAAATTATGAAACAAGCTGAGGAGTTAAACAAAAATTTTGATGATAACAACTTTTTATATGGAATTCCTTATATGGCTAAAGATAATTTTGCAACCAAAGGGATTAGAACAACTGCTTCCACAAAAATTTTAGATAATTTCGTTCCAACATATGATGCAACTTTAATTGAAAAATTAAATAAAAATAAAACATTAATGTCAGGTAAAGTTGCTTTAGATGAATTGGGTTTAGGAGGAACTGGTTTACATTCCGCTTATGGCGAATTAGTTAATCCTCGTGATAGTAAAAGATTGTTAGGAGGATCATCTTCTGGTTCTGTTTATGCAGTTACTAAAGGATATGTTCCTTTTGCAACAGGAACTGATACAGGTGATTCAATTCGTAAACCAGCATCTTTTAATGGAATTGTTGGTTTCAAACCTACTTATGGTGCTTTATCAAGATACGGAATTTTTCCTTATGCTCCTAGTTTGGATCATGCCGGATTTTTTACAAGAAATGTTGATGATATGGCAATCGTTTTTGAAAAAACAGTTGGTTTTGATCCAAAAGATTTTACATCAATAAAAATTAATGATGAAATTTTTTATGCTAAAATTAACGATTTAAGTGCTACAACTACATTTGCTTACATTAAAGAAGTTCAAGAAAATTTACCTGAACCATTAAAAACACATTATGAAAGTTTTTACAATAAATTAAGTGCTCAAGGTTACCAAGTTTCGGAAATAAATTTTAGAAGAGACTTACTAGATGTTCTAGCGCCAGTTTATATGATGATTTCATTCCCGGAAGCTGTTTCAACAATTTCTAATTTAGATGGAATTAATTTTGGATTGAGAGAACCTGGTGATGATTTTACAGAAATAATGACTAAAACAAGATCGAAATATCTTGGCGACGTAGTAAAACGTCGTTTCGTTATTGGTTCATTAAATTTAAAAAAGGAAAATCAAGAATTATATATGAACAAAGCTAAAAAAGTACGTCGTTTAATTGTTGAAGAAATTAGTAAAATCTATAAAAATTTTGACGTTTTAATCATTCCTTCGGCTATTGGCATTGCCCCATTAATTGAAGTAGCAACAGAATTCGAAGATGATTCTAAGCAATTTTTAGAAGACATTTTAACTTTAGCTAATTTCTCAGGAATGCCTTCAATAACAATTCCTTTTGTTGAAGAACAATCAATGCCAATTGGAATAAATTTAAACACTGCTCCAGGTCAAGATTTAAAGGTTTTACAAGCGGCTAAAGTTTGTGAAAACATTATTGGAATCAAAAATAAGGTGGTGAATTAA
- the gatC gene encoding Asp-tRNA(Asn)/Glu-tRNA(Gln) amidotransferase subunit GatC, whose translation MNDINNINDELIKELASDIMLELSQGEINEIIEAEESIIKRFKQVTSINTDNIEPLNYPFENSHVFLREDEDFYTNSQEDLLNNAPTVDGDFITIVKVIK comes from the coding sequence ATGAACGATATTAATAATATTAACGATGAGCTGATTAAGGAATTAGCTTCCGATATCATGTTAGAACTTTCGCAAGGGGAAATTAATGAAATTATTGAAGCAGAAGAATCAATTATTAAACGTTTTAAACAAGTAACTTCAATTAATACTGATAACATAGAACCATTAAACTACCCTTTTGAAAATTCTCATGTTTTTTTACGTGAAGATGAAGATTTTTATACTAACTCACAAGAAGATCTTTTAAACAATGCTCCAACTGTTGACGGTGATTTTATTACGATTGTGAAGGTGATTAAATAA